From Novosphingobium resinovorum, the proteins below share one genomic window:
- the topA gene encoding type I DNA topoisomerase: MQLVIVESPAKAKTIEKYLGKDYKVLASYGHVRDLPPKDGSVRPDEEFAMDWELYGDKQRQVKAITDAAKTADRLILATDPDREGEAISWHVKELLAKRKALPKDVQRVTFNAITKETVTKAMTQPRELDQDLIDAYLARRALDYLFGFTLSPVLWRKLPGAKSAGRVQSVALRLIVDREREIEAFTPQEYWSVAAQMAHDGTDFTAKLVTFEGQKLDRLSLGEEGIAMRAKTAVEQGAFKVEGVETKPHRRNPQPPFTTSTLQQEAARKLGFSASQTMRVAQTLYEAGAITYMRTDGVQMDPSAISAARAAIAERFSGHFVPEKPRHYETKAKNAQEAHEAIRPTEFTKDRFGSGDEARLYDLIFKRAMASQMASAQLERTTVTLRDGTGRNELRATGTVVKFPGFLAVYEEGRDNKADDDDEAGLLPFMKAGDMPAKKDVTAEQHFTQPPPRFSEASLVKRLEELGIGRPSTYAATIQVIKDRAYVRTEKNRFFAEETGRLLTSFLERFFPRYVAYEFTAGMEDELDDVSGGRQEWKALLEAFWRDFKPKSDEVMEKKPSEVTEALDEFLSDYLFPPKADGTDPRVCPKCGEGRLSLRGGRYGAFVACSNYPECKFTRKFAQPGGNAEGGDDEGLGKDPETGMEIMRRTGRFGPYIQLGEGKEAKRASIPKDIDELTLEWGIKLLSLPRTVGQHPETGKDITASIGRYGPYLAHDGKYARLRSTAEVFDTGMNAAVSMLADAANRGGAASRTKAEPLKVLGAHPTSGGEIKVMAGRYGPYVTDGTTNATLPRDQKPEDLTAEQAVVLIDEKAAKGPAKGKKKAPAKKAAPKKTAAAKTDGAKKPAAKKATAKKAAPKKKAAADADQDGAAPWDVEA, encoded by the coding sequence ATGCAGCTAGTCATCGTAGAATCGCCCGCCAAGGCAAAGACCATCGAGAAGTACCTGGGCAAGGACTACAAGGTCCTCGCCAGCTACGGCCACGTCCGCGACCTGCCGCCCAAGGACGGCTCCGTCCGCCCGGACGAGGAGTTCGCGATGGACTGGGAACTCTACGGCGACAAGCAGCGCCAGGTGAAGGCGATCACCGATGCGGCCAAGACCGCCGACCGCCTGATCCTCGCGACCGACCCTGATCGCGAGGGCGAGGCGATCTCGTGGCACGTGAAGGAACTGCTGGCCAAGCGCAAGGCGCTGCCCAAGGACGTGCAGCGCGTCACCTTCAACGCGATCACCAAGGAAACCGTCACTAAGGCGATGACCCAGCCGCGCGAGCTGGATCAGGACCTGATCGACGCCTACCTCGCCCGCCGTGCGCTGGACTACTTGTTCGGCTTCACGCTTTCGCCTGTCCTGTGGCGCAAGCTGCCCGGCGCCAAGTCGGCGGGCCGCGTGCAGTCGGTGGCACTGCGCCTGATCGTCGATCGCGAGCGCGAGATCGAGGCGTTCACGCCGCAGGAATACTGGTCCGTTGCCGCGCAGATGGCGCATGACGGGACCGACTTCACCGCCAAGCTGGTGACGTTCGAGGGCCAGAAGCTCGACCGCCTGAGCCTGGGTGAAGAGGGCATCGCCATGCGGGCCAAGACCGCGGTGGAGCAGGGCGCCTTCAAGGTCGAGGGCGTCGAGACCAAGCCGCATCGCCGCAACCCGCAGCCGCCGTTCACCACCTCGACCTTGCAGCAGGAGGCCGCACGCAAGCTGGGCTTCTCGGCCAGCCAGACGATGCGCGTGGCGCAGACGCTCTATGAAGCGGGTGCGATCACCTACATGCGTACCGATGGCGTGCAGATGGACCCGAGTGCGATCTCGGCCGCCCGCGCCGCCATCGCAGAGCGCTTCTCCGGCCACTTCGTTCCCGAAAAGCCGCGCCACTACGAGACCAAGGCCAAGAACGCGCAGGAAGCGCACGAGGCGATCCGTCCCACCGAGTTCACCAAGGACCGCTTCGGTTCAGGGGACGAGGCGCGCCTGTACGATCTGATCTTCAAGCGCGCGATGGCCAGCCAGATGGCTTCGGCCCAGCTTGAGCGTACCACCGTAACCCTGCGCGACGGAACTGGCCGCAACGAACTGCGCGCCACCGGCACCGTGGTGAAATTCCCGGGCTTCCTTGCCGTCTACGAGGAAGGCCGCGACAACAAGGCCGACGATGACGACGAGGCAGGCCTGCTGCCCTTCATGAAGGCGGGCGACATGCCGGCCAAGAAGGACGTGACCGCCGAGCAGCACTTCACCCAGCCGCCGCCGCGCTTCTCGGAAGCCAGTCTTGTGAAGCGGCTGGAGGAACTGGGCATCGGGCGTCCTTCGACATATGCCGCGACGATCCAGGTCATCAAGGACCGCGCTTACGTGCGGACCGAGAAGAACCGTTTCTTCGCAGAGGAGACGGGGCGACTTCTCACCTCGTTCCTCGAACGCTTCTTCCCCCGCTACGTGGCTTATGAATTCACGGCGGGCATGGAGGACGAACTCGACGACGTTTCGGGCGGACGCCAGGAATGGAAGGCGCTGCTCGAAGCGTTCTGGCGCGACTTCAAGCCCAAGTCCGACGAGGTGATGGAGAAGAAGCCCTCGGAAGTGACCGAGGCGCTGGACGAATTTCTCTCCGATTACCTGTTCCCGCCCAAGGCCGACGGCACGGATCCGCGTGTCTGCCCCAAGTGCGGAGAGGGGCGCCTGTCCCTGCGCGGCGGGCGCTACGGCGCGTTCGTGGCGTGCTCGAACTATCCGGAGTGCAAGTTCACCCGCAAGTTCGCGCAGCCCGGCGGCAACGCCGAAGGCGGCGATGACGAAGGGCTGGGCAAGGACCCCGAGACCGGCATGGAGATCATGCGCCGTACCGGGCGCTTCGGTCCCTACATCCAGCTCGGCGAGGGCAAGGAGGCTAAGCGTGCCTCGATCCCCAAGGATATCGACGAACTGACGCTGGAATGGGGCATCAAGCTGCTCAGCCTGCCGCGCACCGTGGGTCAGCACCCGGAGACGGGCAAGGATATCACTGCAAGCATCGGCCGTTACGGCCCGTACCTTGCGCATGACGGCAAGTATGCACGGCTGCGTTCGACGGCGGAAGTGTTCGACACCGGCATGAACGCCGCGGTCTCGATGCTGGCTGACGCCGCCAATCGCGGCGGCGCGGCCTCGCGCACCAAGGCGGAACCGCTCAAGGTGCTGGGCGCGCATCCAACCAGCGGCGGCGAGATCAAGGTCATGGCGGGCCGCTATGGTCCTTACGTCACCGACGGCACCACCAACGCCACCCTCCCGCGCGACCAGAAGCCGGAGGACCTCACCGCCGAGCAGGCCGTCGTGCTGATCGACGAGAAGGCGGCCAAGGGGCCGGCCAAGGGCAAGAAGAAGGCGCCAGCCAAGAAGGCGGCGCCCAAGAAGACTGCCGCCGCCAAGACGGACGGTGCCAAGAAGCCGGCGGCAAAGAAGGCAACGGCCAAGAAAGCAGCACCGAAAAAGAAGGCGGCCGCAGATGCCGATCAGGACGGCGCCGCACCGTGGGATGTCGAAGCATGA
- a CDS encoding type III PLP-dependent enzyme: protein MHAFLDAPAVARTLAPDEPVILNRPHAAARAARFFATKFPGKSLYAVKANPSPDLVQILWDNGITHYDVASITEVRMVRGVLPDATLCFMHPVKTASAIREAYFQHGVRTFSLDTLEEVEKIVEATTDAEGNTATDLRLCVRLRVSSEYSELSLASKFGIDVADAGELLQATRQVADWLGVCFHVGSQAMTPFAYVQALERARAAIAAAGVVIDMVDVGGGFPSSYPGMEPPPLEDYFAIIHRHFEALPIAYNAELWCEPGRALSAEYNSLIVKVEKRRGDELYINDGAYGALYDAAHVAWRFPVKAIAKDGERSSELKEFSFYGPTCDDADFMEGPFLLPADIKAGDWIEVGMLGAYGAAMRTAFNGFGGGEVVLAQDEPMASLYTGRKDPRVSDNVVSLR, encoded by the coding sequence TTGCACGCATTCCTCGACGCACCGGCCGTAGCGCGCACCCTCGCGCCTGACGAACCAGTCATTCTGAACCGCCCGCATGCTGCGGCGCGCGCTGCCCGATTCTTCGCCACGAAGTTTCCGGGCAAGTCGCTCTATGCGGTGAAGGCGAACCCGTCGCCCGACCTCGTCCAGATCCTCTGGGACAACGGCATCACGCACTACGACGTCGCCTCGATCACCGAGGTGCGCATGGTGCGCGGCGTCCTGCCGGACGCGACCCTGTGCTTCATGCACCCGGTCAAGACCGCCAGCGCGATCCGCGAAGCCTACTTCCAGCACGGCGTGCGCACCTTCAGCCTCGACACCCTTGAGGAAGTCGAGAAGATCGTCGAAGCCACCACCGATGCCGAGGGCAACACCGCCACCGACCTGCGCCTCTGCGTGCGCCTGCGCGTCTCGTCTGAGTATTCGGAACTGAGCCTCGCGTCGAAGTTCGGCATCGACGTTGCCGATGCGGGCGAACTGCTGCAGGCCACCCGTCAGGTCGCCGACTGGCTGGGCGTGTGCTTCCACGTCGGTTCGCAGGCGATGACGCCGTTCGCCTACGTGCAGGCGCTCGAGCGCGCCCGTGCGGCCATTGCAGCCGCTGGCGTGGTCATCGACATGGTCGACGTCGGCGGGGGCTTCCCCTCGTCGTACCCGGGCATGGAACCGCCGCCGCTCGAGGACTACTTCGCGATCATCCATCGTCACTTCGAGGCGCTGCCGATCGCCTACAACGCAGAGCTGTGGTGCGAGCCGGGCCGCGCGCTGTCAGCCGAGTACAACTCGCTGATCGTCAAGGTCGAGAAGCGTCGCGGCGACGAGCTGTACATCAACGACGGTGCCTACGGCGCGCTCTATGATGCGGCGCACGTTGCATGGCGCTTCCCGGTAAAGGCGATCGCCAAGGACGGCGAACGTTCGTCGGAGCTGAAGGAGTTCTCCTTCTACGGCCCGACCTGCGACGATGCCGACTTCATGGAAGGCCCCTTCTTGCTCCCCGCTGACATCAAGGCGGGCGACTGGATCGAGGTCGGCATGCTTGGCGCCTATGGTGCCGCCATGCGCACGGCGTTCAACGGCTTCGGCGGCGGTGAGGTCGTCCTTGCCCAGGACGAGCCGATGGCCAGCCTCTACACCGGCCGGAAGGACCCGCGCGTTTCGGACAACGTCGTCTCGCTGCGCTGA
- the murI gene encoding glutamate racemase: MMASDIESAPQSVATTLARIDATSPILLFDSGVGGLTVLEEVRKALPDASIIYAADTAGLPYGTKTEAQIAARVAGLLGRMTERFRPRLVCIACNTASTIALGMVREVLEVPIVGTVPAIKPAAAMTKTGVIGLLGTEATIRQAYVDRLEHEFAAGKRLLRHGAPGLVEAAEAKLRGEPVDPALIRHAAQALRMQPDGERIDTVVLACTHFPLVEAELAEAFGPGVRFVHGAQGIARQVARLTAGQEYSRQRPDRALFTGQGELPGAYAEKLAHYGLMRIERF, from the coding sequence ATGATGGCTTCCGATATCGAGAGCGCGCCGCAGAGCGTCGCCACCACGCTTGCAAGGATCGATGCGACGTCGCCGATCCTGCTGTTCGATTCGGGCGTCGGCGGGCTCACCGTGCTGGAGGAAGTGCGCAAGGCCCTGCCTGATGCGTCGATCATCTATGCCGCCGACACCGCCGGACTGCCTTACGGCACCAAGACCGAGGCGCAGATCGCGGCGCGCGTGGCCGGGCTGCTCGGCCGCATGACGGAGCGTTTCCGCCCGCGTCTGGTCTGCATCGCCTGCAATACCGCCTCGACCATCGCGCTGGGCATGGTGCGCGAAGTGCTGGAAGTGCCGATCGTCGGCACCGTGCCCGCCATCAAGCCCGCCGCCGCGATGACGAAGACCGGCGTGATCGGCCTGCTCGGCACCGAGGCGACTATCCGGCAGGCCTATGTCGACCGGCTGGAGCACGAATTCGCCGCCGGAAAGCGGCTGCTCCGCCACGGCGCGCCCGGTCTCGTCGAGGCGGCCGAGGCCAAGCTGCGCGGCGAACCCGTCGATCCCGCGCTCATCCGTCATGCCGCCCAGGCGCTGCGCATGCAGCCCGATGGCGAGCGCATCGACACCGTGGTTCTCGCGTGCACGCATTTCCCGCTGGTCGAAGCCGAACTCGCCGAGGCTTTCGGCCCAGGCGTACGCTTCGTGCACGGCGCACAAGGCATCGCGCGGCAGGTCGCGCGTCTCACTGCGGGACAGGAATATTCTCGCCAACGACCCGACCGCGCGCTATTCACCGGACAGGGAGAATTGCCCGGTGCCTATGCCGAGAAGCTGGCGCATTACGGGCTCATGAGGATCGAGAGGTTTTGA
- a CDS encoding NADH:flavin oxidoreductase/NADH oxidase, translating into MAKLFEPLTLGDVTLANRIVIAPMCQYSAEDGRMTDWHTQHLGQLAQSGAAILTIEATTVLPEGRISYADVGLWDDATEAAMGKVLESVRRWSKMPIAIQLAHAGRKASTAKPWDGGAQIAPDAANGWQTVSASDLPFQKHENAPVALDSAGLARVRTAFAEAAHRAARLGIDAIQIHAAHGYLLHQFLSPLSNTRTDEYGGSLENRMRFPLEVYDAVRAAFPAEKPVTVRLSGTDWVEGGWDIEQTVAFSRALEARGAAAIHVSSGGLHIEQKIPVGPNYQVPLARAVKQAVSIPVIAVGLITEPEQAEAIIATGDADMIGLARTVLYDPRWPWHAAAALGAKIAVAPQFLRSQPRAYKDLFVSA; encoded by the coding sequence ATGGCAAAGCTCTTCGAGCCCCTTACTCTCGGCGACGTCACGCTCGCCAATCGCATCGTCATCGCGCCGATGTGCCAGTATTCCGCCGAGGACGGCCGCATGACCGACTGGCACACCCAGCACCTCGGCCAGCTTGCCCAGTCGGGCGCCGCCATCCTGACGATCGAGGCAACCACCGTCCTGCCCGAGGGGCGCATCTCCTACGCCGACGTGGGCCTGTGGGACGACGCCACCGAGGCAGCCATGGGCAAAGTCCTGGAAAGCGTCCGCCGCTGGTCGAAAATGCCCATCGCCATCCAGCTTGCCCATGCCGGTCGCAAGGCCAGCACCGCCAAGCCATGGGACGGCGGCGCCCAGATCGCACCGGACGCAGCCAACGGCTGGCAGACGGTCTCTGCCTCCGACCTGCCCTTCCAGAAGCATGAGAACGCGCCGGTGGCGTTGGACAGCGCCGGGCTAGCCCGCGTCCGCACCGCCTTTGCCGAGGCCGCGCATCGCGCCGCACGGCTCGGGATCGACGCCATCCAGATCCATGCCGCGCACGGCTACCTGTTGCACCAATTCCTGTCGCCGCTCTCCAACACGCGCACGGACGAGTATGGCGGCAGCCTCGAGAACCGCATGCGCTTCCCGCTGGAAGTCTACGACGCGGTGCGCGCAGCCTTTCCTGCCGAGAAGCCGGTGACAGTGCGCCTCTCCGGCACCGACTGGGTAGAGGGTGGCTGGGACATCGAGCAGACCGTCGCCTTCTCCAGGGCTCTGGAAGCGCGCGGCGCGGCTGCGATCCACGTCTCCAGCGGCGGGCTGCACATCGAGCAGAAGATTCCCGTCGGCCCCAACTATCAGGTGCCGCTGGCAAGGGCGGTGAAGCAGGCGGTGTCCATACCGGTGATCGCCGTGGGCCTCATCACCGAACCGGAGCAAGCCGAAGCCATCATCGCAACCGGCGATGCCGACATGATCGGGCTTGCGCGTACCGTGCTCTACGACCCGCGCTGGCCGTGGCATGCCGCAGCGGCGCTGGGCGCAAAGATCGCCGTGGCGCCGCAGTTCCTGCGCAGCCAGCCGCGCGCCTACAAGGACCTGTTCGTCAGCGCCTGA
- a CDS encoding carboxynorspermidine decarboxylase, translated as METRAGDPGAFANFDLSRVDSPAFVVDAAKLRSNLRILSDIGEQSGAKVLSALKAFSMWSTAPIVGEYLDGVCTSGLWEARLASEFYDGEIATYCAAYKAEDMDEILRLSDHVIFNSPAQIERFWPFIEGARARGESFDIGLRVNPLHPEGEVPKYDPSAPHSRLGFPIDQLTEEHVGLIDGIHFHNLCEQDFEPLQRTWEKVFDFLEPFFGQLKWINIGGGHHVTRADYQREELIEFLADMAEDTGAEIYIEPGEAVALDAGILVGTVLDVGWNGMPVAIVDISATCHMPDVIEAPYRPAMLGERGEDAAEAIRLGGPSCLAGDVIGDYVLPADPEAGQRFAFLDQAHYSMVKTTTFNGVPLPSIWLWDSETDALECVRRFDYEDFRGRLS; from the coding sequence ATGGAAACCAGAGCCGGCGATCCGGGCGCTTTCGCGAACTTCGACCTGTCGCGCGTCGACAGTCCCGCCTTCGTGGTCGATGCGGCCAAACTGCGTTCCAACCTGCGCATCCTGAGCGACATTGGCGAACAGTCTGGCGCGAAGGTGCTGTCGGCGCTGAAGGCCTTCTCGATGTGGTCCACCGCGCCGATCGTGGGCGAGTATCTCGACGGCGTCTGCACTTCGGGCCTGTGGGAAGCGCGCCTCGCCTCGGAATTCTACGACGGCGAGATCGCCACGTACTGCGCGGCCTACAAGGCGGAGGACATGGACGAGATCCTGCGCCTCTCCGACCACGTGATCTTCAACTCGCCCGCCCAGATCGAGCGCTTCTGGCCCTTCATCGAAGGTGCCCGCGCGCGCGGCGAGAGCTTCGACATCGGACTGCGCGTCAACCCGCTGCACCCCGAAGGCGAAGTCCCCAAGTACGACCCGAGCGCCCCGCATTCGCGCCTTGGCTTCCCGATCGACCAGCTTACCGAAGAGCACGTCGGATTGATCGACGGCATCCACTTCCACAACTTGTGCGAGCAGGATTTCGAGCCGCTCCAGCGCACCTGGGAAAAGGTGTTCGATTTCCTCGAACCGTTCTTCGGCCAGCTCAAGTGGATCAACATCGGCGGCGGCCACCACGTCACCCGCGCGGATTACCAGCGCGAGGAATTGATCGAATTCCTCGCCGACATGGCCGAGGATACCGGCGCCGAAATCTACATCGAACCTGGCGAGGCGGTTGCGCTGGACGCCGGGATTCTGGTGGGCACCGTGCTCGATGTGGGCTGGAACGGCATGCCGGTGGCGATCGTCGACATTTCCGCCACGTGCCACATGCCCGATGTGATCGAGGCGCCGTATCGCCCCGCCATGCTGGGCGAGCGCGGTGAGGATGCAGCCGAGGCCATACGTCTCGGCGGCCCGTCGTGTCTCGCGGGCGACGTGATCGGCGACTATGTGCTGCCGGCCGATCCCGAAGCCGGACAGCGCTTCGCGTTCCTCGACCAGGCGCATTACTCGATGGTCAAGACGACGACCTTCAACGGCGTGCCGTTGCCGTCGATCTGGCTGTGGGATTCGGAAACCGACGCGCTCGAATGCGTCCGCCGGTTCGATTACGAGGACTTCCGCGGCCGTCTGAGCTGA
- the plsY gene encoding glycerol-3-phosphate 1-O-acyltransferase PlsY — translation MTWILPLVLGYLLGSVPFGLILTRVTGAGDLRSIGSGNIGATNVLRTGRKGLAAATLLLDLLKGLAAVLIAAQIWPETAPLAALGALLGHCFPVWLRFKGGKGVATAAGVAFGLAWPVGLAYALTWIGLLATVRISSVSGMTAAIVAPLAAFVLGYPQAGLVLTVIAALVLFQHRENIARLRAGTEPRIGGGKKK, via the coding sequence ATGACTTGGATTCTTCCGCTCGTACTCGGCTATCTGCTCGGCTCCGTGCCGTTCGGCCTCATTCTGACCCGGGTGACCGGCGCCGGCGACTTGCGCTCGATCGGATCGGGCAACATCGGCGCGACCAACGTGCTGCGCACCGGGCGCAAGGGCCTTGCCGCTGCCACGCTGCTGCTGGACCTGCTCAAGGGGCTGGCGGCGGTGTTGATCGCTGCGCAGATCTGGCCCGAAACGGCACCGCTGGCAGCCCTGGGCGCGCTCCTCGGCCACTGCTTCCCGGTCTGGCTGCGTTTCAAGGGGGGCAAGGGCGTGGCGACCGCAGCGGGCGTGGCCTTCGGTCTCGCATGGCCGGTCGGGTTGGCTTACGCGCTGACGTGGATCGGGTTGCTGGCGACGGTGCGCATCTCCTCGGTATCGGGCATGACTGCGGCGATCGTCGCGCCGCTTGCCGCGTTCGTGCTGGGCTATCCGCAGGCGGGGTTGGTCCTGACCGTCATTGCCGCGCTCGTGCTGTTCCAGCACCGTGAGAACATCGCCCGTCTGCGTGCGGGAACCGAACCGCGCATCGGAGGCGGCAAGAAAAAGTGA
- the hemA gene encoding 5-aminolevulinate synthase: MNYEHIFDQAIERLHSEGRYRVFIDILRNKGAYPNARCFAGHNGPKPITVWCSNDYLAMGQHPKVIEAMEEALHDVGAGSGGTRNIGGNTHYHVDLEAELADLHGKQGALLFTSGYVSNDATLSTLAKLLPGCVIFSDELNHASMIAGIRNSGCEKKVWRHNDLEHLEELLAETDPALPKLIAFESVYSMDGDVAPIHAICDLAEKYNALTYIDEVHAVGMYGPRGGGITDRDEAAHRIDIIEGTLGKAFGVMGGYIATNNKIIDCIRSYAPGFIFTTSLSPVLVAGVLASVRHLKSSSVEREGQQRSAAMMKLMFRDAGLPVMDSVTHIVPLMVGDPVRAKQISDILLAEYGAYVQPINFPTVPRGTERLRFTPGPAHTEEMMRELTEALVEIWDRLEMRLAA; encoded by the coding sequence GTGAACTACGAGCACATTTTCGACCAGGCGATCGAGCGCCTTCACTCCGAAGGGCGCTACCGCGTCTTCATCGACATCCTGCGCAACAAGGGCGCCTATCCGAACGCGCGGTGCTTCGCCGGCCACAACGGGCCGAAGCCGATCACCGTGTGGTGCTCCAACGACTATCTCGCCATGGGCCAGCACCCCAAGGTGATCGAGGCCATGGAAGAGGCGCTGCACGACGTCGGCGCCGGCTCCGGCGGCACCCGCAATATCGGCGGCAACACGCATTACCATGTCGACCTCGAGGCCGAACTGGCCGACCTGCACGGCAAGCAGGGCGCGCTGCTGTTCACTTCGGGCTACGTCTCGAACGACGCCACGCTCTCGACGCTGGCCAAGCTGCTGCCCGGCTGCGTGATCTTCTCGGACGAACTGAACCACGCCAGCATGATCGCAGGCATCCGCAATTCGGGCTGCGAAAAGAAGGTCTGGCGCCACAACGACCTCGAACACCTCGAGGAACTGCTGGCCGAGACCGATCCTGCCCTGCCCAAGCTGATCGCCTTCGAATCGGTCTATTCGATGGACGGCGACGTCGCCCCGATCCACGCGATCTGCGACCTCGCCGAAAAGTACAACGCCCTCACCTACATCGACGAAGTCCACGCGGTCGGTATGTACGGCCCACGCGGCGGCGGCATCACCGACCGTGACGAGGCCGCCCACCGCATCGACATCATCGAGGGCACGCTGGGCAAGGCGTTCGGTGTCATGGGCGGCTATATCGCCACCAACAACAAGATCATCGACTGCATCCGCTCCTACGCGCCGGGCTTCATCTTCACGACCTCGCTCTCGCCGGTGCTGGTCGCGGGCGTGCTCGCTTCGGTGCGTCACCTCAAGAGCTCGAGCGTCGAGCGTGAGGGCCAGCAGCGTTCCGCCGCGATGATGAAGCTGATGTTCCGCGATGCGGGCCTGCCGGTTATGGACTCCGTCACGCACATCGTCCCGCTCATGGTGGGCGATCCGGTGCGCGCCAAGCAGATCAGCGACATCCTGCTCGCCGAGTATGGTGCCTACGTGCAACCGATCAATTTCCCGACCGTCCCGCGCGGCACCGAGCGCCTGCGCTTCACCCCCGGCCCCGCGCACACCGAAGAGATGATGCGCGAACTGACCGAAGCCCTGGTCGAAATCTGGGACAGGCTGGAAATGCGCCTCGCCGCCTGA
- the dprA gene encoding DNA-processing protein DprA codes for MSAPGGLSRDEAFARIRLLRSPHVGPVTYRHLLARFGNAVNAIAALPEVAGRSGRPYAPAPERRVHDEIAAARKTGARYLFHDSPDYPRLLGETEGAPPILTWRGDMSVLARPCVAMVGARNASAAAIRLAREFAHELAGEGWTVVSGLARGIDGAAHQGALAAGGATVGIIASGIDITYPPEHAALQEEVATRGLLLAEQPPGSEPLARHFPSRNRIIAGLCLGTLVVEAAPKSGSLITARLAGEMGRQVMAIPGSPLDSRSHGCNQLIRDGATLVQAAQDVIEELTDFSGAMPTSLREAPRDWVEEVPSAAAANPADVAGLLTTAPVAVDELIRQSGASAAAVQLALLELELDGRLARHAGGRVSLG; via the coding sequence GTGAGTGCCCCGGGCGGTCTTTCGCGGGACGAGGCCTTCGCCCGCATTCGCCTGTTACGCTCGCCCCATGTCGGACCGGTCACTTACCGCCACCTCCTGGCCCGGTTCGGCAACGCAGTAAACGCGATCGCGGCCTTGCCGGAGGTCGCGGGGCGATCCGGACGTCCTTACGCGCCCGCGCCGGAGCGCCGCGTTCACGACGAGATCGCCGCCGCTCGCAAAACCGGCGCGCGTTATCTCTTCCACGATTCGCCGGACTATCCGCGCCTTCTCGGCGAGACCGAGGGCGCGCCGCCGATCCTGACCTGGCGCGGAGACATGTCCGTGCTGGCGCGGCCGTGCGTCGCCATGGTCGGCGCGCGCAATGCTTCCGCTGCCGCGATCCGGCTGGCACGGGAGTTTGCGCATGAACTTGCCGGAGAGGGCTGGACAGTCGTTTCCGGCCTCGCCCGCGGCATCGACGGGGCCGCGCATCAGGGCGCACTCGCGGCGGGTGGAGCGACCGTGGGCATCATCGCCAGCGGCATCGACATCACGTATCCGCCCGAGCACGCAGCCCTGCAGGAAGAGGTCGCGACGCGCGGTCTGCTGCTGGCGGAGCAGCCTCCCGGCTCCGAGCCGCTGGCACGCCATTTCCCCTCCCGCAACCGGATTATTGCCGGGTTGTGCCTGGGCACCTTGGTGGTCGAGGCAGCGCCGAAGTCCGGCTCGCTCATTACCGCGCGGCTGGCGGGCGAGATGGGGCGGCAGGTCATGGCGATTCCCGGCTCTCCGCTCGATTCGCGCTCGCATGGCTGCAACCAGTTGATCCGCGACGGCGCCACGCTGGTGCAGGCAGCGCAGGACGTGATCGAGGAACTGACCGACTTTTCGGGCGCGATGCCGACGAGCCTGCGCGAAGCGCCCCGCGACTGGGTCGAGGAGGTGCCGTCGGCAGCGGCCGCCAATCCCGCCGACGTGGCGGGTCTGCTCACGACCGCGCCGGTTGCCGTCGATGAACTGATCCGCCAGTCGGGCGCGAGCGCCGCTGCCGTTCAGCTTGCCCTGCTAGAGTTGGAACTGGACGGCAGGCTTGCCCGCCACGCCGGTGGGCGGGTCAGTCTTGGGTGA